In a single window of the Arachis hypogaea cultivar Tifrunner chromosome 6, arahy.Tifrunner.gnm2.J5K5, whole genome shotgun sequence genome:
- the LOC112696749 gene encoding uncharacterized protein isoform X3 → MSPPPPLPPPPPLPPPPPFMSLPLLPSYSPSLRVSARARWHWLRRSERRASRSLWKLRLKLRSKLSDLVELILMSFQVIAITKPAMYLFMEIQNIDSSYYPETLHKLFIINAGSG, encoded by the exons ATGTCACCGCCACCACCACtgccaccgccaccaccactGCCACCGCCACCACCATTCATGTCTTTACCGTTGTTGCCGTCATATTCTCCTTCATTGAG GGTTTCAGCGCGAGCGCGATGGCACTGGCTGAGAAGATCTGAAAGGCGAGCGAGCAGGAGTCTCTGGAAGCTTCGATTGAAGCTGCGTTCGAAGCTATCAGATCTCGTGGAACTGATTCTCATGTCGTTCCAAGTCATTGCG ATTACAAAGCCAGCAATGTACCTTTTTATGGAAATTCAGAATATCGATAGTAGTTACTATCCTGAG ACTCTCCATAAGCTCTTTATTATCAATGCTGGATCTGGCTAA